The Macaca thibetana thibetana isolate TM-01 chromosome 11, ASM2454274v1, whole genome shotgun sequence genome window below encodes:
- the BTG1 gene encoding protein BTG1 — protein MHPFYTRAATMIGEIAAAVSFISKFLRTKGLTSERQLQTFSQSLQELLAEHYKHHWFPEKPCKGSGYRCIRINHKMDPLIGQAAQRIGLSSQELFRLLPSELTLWVDPYEVSYRIGEDGSICVLYEASPAGGSTQNSTNVQMVDSRISCKEELLLGRTSPSKNYNMMTVSG, from the exons ATGCATCCCTTCTACACCCGGGCCGCCACCATGATAGGCGAGATCGCCGCCGCCGTGTCCTTCATCTCCAAGTTCCTCCGTACCAAGGGGCTCACGAGCGAGCGACAGCTGCAGACCTTCAGCCAGAGCCTGCAGGAGCTGCTGGCAG aaCATTATAAACATCACTGGTTCCCAGAAAAGCCATGCAAGGGATCGGGTTACCGTTGTATTCGCATCAACCATAAAATGGATCCTCTGATTGGACAGGCAGCACAGCGGATTGGACTGAGCAGTCAGGAGCTGTTCAGGCTTCTCCCAAGTGAACTCACACTCTGGGTTGACCCCTACGAAGTGTCCTACAGAATTGGAGAGGATGGCTCCATCTGTGTGCTGTATGAAGCCTCACCAGCAGGAGGTAGCACTCAAAACAGCACCAACGTGCAAATGGTAGACAGCCGAATCAGCTGTAAGGAGGAACTTCTCTTGGGCAGAACGAGCCCTTCCAAAAACTACAATATGATGACTGTATCAGGTTAA
- the LOC126931711 gene encoding uncharacterized protein LOC126931711 — protein sequence MTERPSWRPGLEEKNFHLTSNLYSVTHERQWWSRNGSAALAARLRGTLAPRGCSLFPWTERPAGPFPPLSPALAERTASTHSAGARIARHHTRLRLEGPVTEIRSGNEM from the exons ATGACCGAGAGGCCAAGTTGGAGACCAGGTTTGGAAGAGAAAAACTTTCACTTGACTTCTAATTTGTACTCAGTGACACATGAACGACAAT GGTGGAGCAGAAACGGCTCCGCGGCGTTGGCAGCTCGTTTGCGAGGGACCCTGGCTCCCCGAGGCTGCAGTCTTTTTCCCTGGACTGAACGCCCCGCGGGACCGTTCCCTCCACTTTCCCCCGCACTCGCGGAGCGCACCGCCAGCACACACAGCGCTGGAGCCCGCATCGCCCGGCACCACACGCGCCTCCGGCTTGAGGGGCCAGTCACCGAGATCCGGAGCGGGAACGAGATGTAA